The stretch of DNA GTTCAAGAAGATCAAAAGCATAAACCGCAGGGTATTTTATAACGCGCAAGCTCGGACTGTTTGTCTTGACGGGGCAAAGCCTGTCCGGGAAGGATTGGTTTCAGTGGTCTGCGCAGGCACAGCCGATATCACGGCGGCTGAAGAGGCGGCGGTCACGGCTGAGCTTTTTGGCAGCCGCGTGGAAAGGGTCTATGATGTGGGTGTGGCAGGCCTGCACCGTCTTTTAGGCTCGTTTAAAAAAATCTCAGCAAGCCGGTGCATCATTGTTTTAGCCGGAATGGACGGTGTTTTGCCCTCGGTAATAGGCGGTCTTGCTTCCTGTCCGGTGGTCGCTGTGCCGACATCAGTGGGTTACGGCGCTAATTTTAAAGGTATCGCGCCTCTTTTGACGATGCTCAACAGCTGCGCCCCGGGAGTGTCCGTGGTTAATATCGATAACGGCTTTGGCGCCGGATACATCGCTTCTCTTATCAACAGGGGCGCGGCATGCGTGACCTAAAGCCTGTTTTGAAACAGATAGAAGGCAACGAACGGTTCCAGCGTTTGCTCGCCGGAGCCCCTTTTACCGCCGGGATCAAATCAGGGGCAGTGATACTGGCCCCCGGCGAATCCGTGGGCGAGCATAAAACCGAATCCCGGGAAGAGGCGATCGTCATATTGGAAGGCCGGGCGGATGTTCATATCCAAGGTAAATCCGCGTTTACCGCTGAAGCGCAAAGCCTGGTCTATATACCCCCTGAAACAAACCATGACATAAAAAATAACGGCGATAAGAAACTGCGCTATGTTTATGTGGTTGTTCCTGTCCTGCCTTGAGTTTATTAATATGCCACGTTGTGCTTGGCGGGTGATATAAATCTCATTGCCTAATAAGATATCCCGGGGTAAAATAATACCAAATAACTAATTCTCCCAAATAAGAGGTGCTTATGAGTGGCGTGCTCTGCATAATCCTGGGCGGCGGAAGAGGGACAAGGCTTTTTCCTTTGACCAAATACCGGGCAAAGCCCGCGGTTCCTATCGCCGGGAAATACCGTCTGATCGATGTGCCGATAAGCAATTGCCTTAATTCCGGGTTCAATAAGATATATATCCTGACCCAATTCAACTCAAAATCTCTGAATAATCATATTTCCCGCGCTTATAAGCTGGACTCATTCTTCGGTGGTTTTGTGGAGATCATTGCCGCTGACCAGGCGATGGATCATGGAGACTGGTTCCAGGGCTCGGCTGACGCGGTGCGCAAAAGCTTCAAGCATTTTAACGACCCGAGGATCAAGCATATCCTGATCCTTTCGGGGGACCAGTTGTATAAAATGGATTTCAGCAAATTATTCAATTTTCACCTGGAGAAAAAATCCCAGATAACCGTCGCCTGCAACGCGGTGGATGGGAAGGATACCTCGGAATTGGGCATCATGGGCGTAGATAAGAACCAGCGGATAAAAACTTTTGTCGAAAAGCCCGGTTCTGCCGGGGCTATTCAGGGAATGGATGTGCGGGTAGAAGGCAAGGAGAAATTTCTTGCTTCGATGGGTATTTACCTGTTTGACAAAAGCGTCCTGGAAGGCCTGTTGGCGGATAACCGCAAGGATGATTTCGGTAAAGAGGTGATCCCTCAGGCGATCGCGGATAAACCCGCGCACGCCTTTATCTATAACGGGTACTGGAAGGATATTGGTTCTATTGAATCGTTCTACCAAGAGAATATGGCGTTCACTGACCTGAAACCGCCGCTTGACCTGTTTGACGAGGACTGGCAGTTCTATACCCGTCCGCGTTATCTGCCTTTATCCCGGGTGATAAAAAGCGAGATAGAGAATTCCAATGTCGCCGAGGGGGCGATCATCGAGAGGTCCCGGATCACCCATTCTATCGTGGGTTTGAGAAGCAGGATCGGCGCGGATTCGGTTATCGAAGACTCGATCCTTATGGGTAACGACTATTATGATATGGATGCTTCCGGCGGCA from Candidatus Omnitrophota bacterium encodes:
- the larB gene encoding nickel pincer cofactor biosynthesis protein LarB: MEKNKITALLKRVREKKITINDAFMKLRHLPYEDLGFAKVDHHRLMRTGFPEVIFCQGKTPEQILAIFKALSRKNKKVLLTRVDGKMFKKIKSINRRVFYNAQARTVCLDGAKPVREGLVSVVCAGTADITAAEEAAVTAELFGSRVERVYDVGVAGLHRLLGSFKKISASRCIIVLAGMDGVLPSVIGGLASCPVVAVPTSVGYGANFKGIAPLLTMLNSCAPGVSVVNIDNGFGAGYIASLINRGAACVT
- a CDS encoding glucose-1-phosphate adenylyltransferase — translated: MSGVLCIILGGGRGTRLFPLTKYRAKPAVPIAGKYRLIDVPISNCLNSGFNKIYILTQFNSKSLNNHISRAYKLDSFFGGFVEIIAADQAMDHGDWFQGSADAVRKSFKHFNDPRIKHILILSGDQLYKMDFSKLFNFHLEKKSQITVACNAVDGKDTSELGIMGVDKNQRIKTFVEKPGSAGAIQGMDVRVEGKEKFLASMGIYLFDKSVLEGLLADNRKDDFGKEVIPQAIADKPAHAFIYNGYWKDIGSIESFYQENMAFTDLKPPLDLFDEDWQFYTRPRYLPLSRVIKSEIENSNVAEGAIIERSRITHSIVGLRSRIGADSVIEDSILMGNDYYDMDASGGKANAQPGLGIGKGCVIKKAIVDKNVRIGDNVKIVNDKNVREFENEYCVIRNGIIIVPKNTVMPSGTVI
- a CDS encoding cupin domain-containing protein: MRDLKPVLKQIEGNERFQRLLAGAPFTAGIKSGAVILAPGESVGEHKTESREEAIVILEGRADVHIQGKSAFTAEAQSLVYIPPETNHDIKNNGDKKLRYVYVVVPVLP